In a single window of the Bradyrhizobium sp. ORS 285 genome:
- a CDS encoding sigma-70 family RNA polymerase sigma factor, with product MPLTDSLRDDILAAVPSLRAFAISLSGNSDRADDLVQETLLRALANIDSFQPGSNLPAWLFTILRNLFRSDYRKRRREVEDAEGNYAKTLKTHPSQGAHLEFEEFRAALEKLPQDQREALILVGASGFSYEDAAAICGCAVGTIKSRVNRARSKLAALLYVEGAEDFGPDETVRAVIGGSGG from the coding sequence ATGCCTCTCACTGATTCCTTGCGGGACGATATCCTCGCGGCCGTCCCAAGCCTCCGCGCATTTGCGATTTCCTTGAGTGGTAACAGCGATCGCGCCGACGACCTGGTGCAGGAGACGCTGCTCCGGGCATTGGCAAACATCGACTCGTTTCAACCGGGCTCCAATCTGCCCGCGTGGTTGTTTACGATTCTGAGAAACCTGTTCCGCTCCGACTACCGCAAACGTCGGCGCGAAGTTGAAGATGCCGAAGGCAACTACGCCAAGACGCTCAAGACGCACCCCTCGCAAGGGGCGCATCTGGAGTTTGAGGAGTTCCGCGCCGCGCTCGAGAAGCTGCCTCAGGATCAACGCGAAGCGCTGATCCTCGTCGGCGCATCCGGCTTCTCATACGAAGATGCGGCTGCCATCTGCGGCTGCGCAGTTGGCACCATCAAGAGCCGCGTCAACCGCGCGCGTTCGAAGCTGGCAGCTCTGCTCTATGTCGAAGGGGCCGAGGATTTCGGTCCCGATGAGACGGTTCGGGCCGTGATCGGCGGCAGCGGCGGCTGA
- a CDS encoding NepR family anti-sigma factor, whose translation MKDVKSQASKNAAPRKPGGLNAEIQSRIGHQLRAMYDDVVRQGVPDRFTDLIRKLDAPAAQSHVENGGGSTDQNDGRE comes from the coding sequence ATGAAAGATGTAAAGTCTCAAGCCAGCAAGAATGCGGCACCGCGCAAGCCCGGCGGACTTAACGCGGAAATCCAATCGAGAATTGGTCATCAACTCCGCGCGATGTACGACGATGTCGTCCGTCAGGGGGTTCCCGATCGGTTTACTGATTTGATCCGCAAGCTTGATGCACCGGCTGCTCAGTCCCACGTGGAGAACGGCGGGGGATCCACCGACCAGAACGACGGGAGGGAGTGA
- a CDS encoding response regulator: protein MSRSQLVAEHLPLLRRYARALTGSQGSGDAYVGAMLEALIQDQALLDERYGPRAGLFRLFTQIWNSVALNDDAEVATLPMPPERRLSNITPLPRQAFLLLSLEGFPEEEVAFILDIDVAETRRLADAAGRELAAEIATDVLIIEDETFIAMDLESLVKNLGHNVIGVARTHADAVALAKNKKPGLILADIQLADGSSGLDAVNELLRTFEVPVVFITAYPERFLTGERPEPAFLISKPFQPAMVSAVASQALFFQRNSRNRMPKPAA from the coding sequence ATGAGCCGATCACAGCTAGTTGCTGAACATTTGCCGCTGTTGCGCCGGTATGCGCGTGCTCTCACCGGTAGCCAGGGTTCCGGAGACGCCTATGTCGGCGCGATGCTGGAGGCTCTGATCCAGGATCAGGCTCTGCTGGACGAGCGGTATGGTCCGCGGGCGGGGCTGTTCCGCCTGTTTACCCAGATCTGGAACTCGGTTGCTCTCAATGATGACGCCGAGGTGGCGACGCTGCCGATGCCGCCCGAGCGGCGCTTGTCCAACATCACTCCGCTACCGCGCCAAGCCTTCCTGCTGCTGTCCCTGGAAGGCTTCCCGGAAGAGGAAGTGGCGTTCATCCTCGATATCGACGTGGCGGAGACCCGCCGCCTGGCAGATGCTGCAGGCCGCGAGCTCGCCGCCGAGATCGCAACCGATGTGCTGATCATCGAAGACGAGACGTTCATCGCGATGGATCTCGAAAGCCTGGTCAAGAACCTCGGCCACAACGTCATCGGCGTCGCCCGCACCCATGCCGACGCGGTCGCTCTTGCCAAGAACAAGAAGCCCGGCCTGATCCTTGCAGACATTCAGCTCGCGGACGGCTCGTCGGGCCTGGACGCGGTCAACGAGCTGCTCCGCACGTTCGAGGTTCCGGTGGTGTTCATCACGGCCTATCCGGAGCGCTTCCTGACCGGCGAGCGGCCGGAGCCGGCGTTCCTGATCTCCAAGCCGTTCCAGCCTGCAATGGTTTCTGCCGTGGCCAGCCAGGCCTTGTTCTTCCAGCGCAACTCGCGCAACCGCATGCCGAAGCCAGCGGCCTGA
- a CDS encoding energy transducer TonB — MPAVPRILFWPVFAGGCSPSIDPAVYLRLCGPNDGSAARMGMRMASLMGALRGIGLSLILATLIPSIALAGSAKDDWIKSLVIRLKLNRRYPPQATDEGGTAKVVFRIDRTGRLLSAALSESTGDPALDQEALALIERAQPFAPPPPELSDGDLTFMVPIVFAPRHTSGIQFDEMTLNEAALRPG; from the coding sequence ATGCCGGCGGTGCCCCGCATCCTTTTCTGGCCCGTCTTTGCGGGCGGCTGTTCCCCCTCGATCGATCCAGCGGTATATCTCCGCCTGTGCGGCCCCAACGATGGCAGCGCGGCGAGGATGGGAATGCGGATGGCGAGCCTGATGGGCGCGTTGAGGGGTATCGGACTGTCATTGATCCTCGCGACGCTGATTCCGTCCATTGCCCTTGCCGGCAGCGCCAAGGACGATTGGATCAAGAGCCTCGTCATCCGGCTGAAGCTGAACCGCCGTTATCCGCCCCAGGCGACCGATGAAGGCGGAACTGCGAAGGTCGTGTTCCGGATCGACCGCACGGGGCGCTTGCTCTCTGCGGCCCTCAGCGAGAGCACCGGCGATCCCGCGCTCGACCAGGAGGCGCTGGCCCTGATCGAGCGTGCTCAACCCTTCGCGCCGCCGCCTCCAGAGCTGTCGGATGGTGATCTGACGTTCATGGTGCCGATCGTATTTGCTCCTCGGCACACATCGGGCATCCAGTTCGACGAGATGACACTGAACGAAGCCGCGCTAAGGCCCGGCTGA